One part of the Eucalyptus grandis isolate ANBG69807.140 chromosome 10, ASM1654582v1, whole genome shotgun sequence genome encodes these proteins:
- the LOC104422207 gene encoding aarF domain-containing protein kinase 1 isoform X4 produces MMKIPAKAKASLVLLTAAGLTFQAASASDLLPLSRHSPLASSPPPTATADLAGKVGALIDGVSRSSRAVSTVAITVVDYEISLRGLSRDSEEYLRKLSEVHSRSAKRILELCEANKGFYVKAGQFVAALRQVPEEYVSKLSSLQNKAVPCPFKAIRDVLINNLGQDLSCIFCSFDEVPIAAASIAQVHRAVLKDSNEVAVKVQYPGLDRQMKLDMMIMSFLSKSITWLFPEYRFEWLVGEFVKAISLELDFIQEGKNAERTAKNFISNDKVKVPKVVWELTTSQVLTMEFCRGSKVDDLEYMEKMGIDPTKVARTLVEVFAEMIFVHGFVHGDPHPGNILVSPEGKSGFSLVILDHGVYKQLDEQFRLDYCQLWKALILSDSTRVQQLSECFGVGKYSRYFPLILTGRTIDSKSALGEAMSVEEKGKLKKDLKSLRMEDVSSFVEALPPDFLIVLRADGLLRAIIRKLCASQRLRLLTYARFALYGLFQEPTTQSGKSIWPRIDSSYNRQVQDKDQNMS; encoded by the exons ATGATGAAGATTCCCGCCAAGGCCAAGGCCTCGCTCGTGCTGCTCACCGCCGCCGGCCTCACCTTCCAAGCCGCTTCGGCCTCCGACCTTCTCCCGCTCTCTCGCCATTCTCCCCTcgcctcttctcctcctccgacgGCGACGGCGGATCTCGCCGGCAAGGTCGGGGCGTTGATCGACGGCGTCTCGCGCTCCTCTCGCGCTGTCTCCACG GTCGCGATCACCGTCGTGGACTACGAGATCTCTTTGCGCGGCCTTTCGCGGGACTCCGAGGAGTATCTTCGCAAACTATCTGAG GTACATTCACGGTCAGCTAAGAGAATTTTGGAGTTATGTGAAGCCAACAAAGGCTTCTACGTCAAAGCTGGTCAATTTGTTGCAGCCCTCAGGCAGGTTCCTGAGGAATATGTATCGAAGCTTTCCTCATTACAGAATAAG GCAGTCCCTTGTCCTTTCAAGGCAATAAGAGATGTACTGATCAACAACCTTGGACAAGATTTATCATGCAT ATTCTGTTCATTTGATGAAGTGCCAATAGCTGCTGCATCTATAGCTCAGGTTCATCGTGCAGTGCTAAAAGACAGTAATGAAGTAGCAGTTAAG GTACAATACCCAGGGTTAGACCGCCAGATGAAACTAGACATGATGATCATGTCTTTCCTCTCAAAATCCATCACGTGG CTCTTTCCAGAGTACAGATTTGAGTGGCTTGTGGGAGAATTCGTCAAAGCTATCTCCTTGGAACTTG ATTTTATCCAGGAGGGAAAAAATGCTGAGAGAACTGCCAAGAACTTTATCTCCAATGACAAGGTCAAGGTCCCTAAAGTAGTATGG GAGTTGACGACGAGCCAGGTCCTGACAATGGAATTTTGCAGGGGAAGCAAG GTTGATGATTTAGAATATATGGAGAAGATGGGAATAGATCCAACAAAG GTTGCAAGAACACTGGTGGAAGTCtttgctgaaatgatatttgttCATGGGTTTGTGCATGGAGATCCTCACCCTGGTAATATATTAGTTTCTCCAGAGGGCAAATCTGGATTTTCATTAG TTATTCTTGATCATGGGGTTTACAAACAACTGGATGAGCAATTTAGATTGGACTATTGTCAGCTCTGGAAAGCTCTGATTCTTTCAGATTCAACTAGAGTACAGCAGCTTAGCGAATGTTTTGGTGTTGGCAAGTATTCTAGATATTTCCCTCTCATTTTAACTGGAAGAACCATTGACAG TAAATCAGCTCTTGGGGAGGCTATGTCAGTTGAGGAGAAAGGGAAGTTAAAGAAAGATCTCAAATCCTTACGAATGGAGGATGTCTCATCATTTGTGGAAGCCCTGCCTCCAGACTTCTTAATAGTACTACGTGCAGA TGGGCTACTGAGGGCAATCATTCGCAAGTTATGCGCTTCTCAACGACTGAGGCTGTTAACTTATGCAAGATTTGCACTCTACGGTCTTTTCCAAGAGCCAACTACTCAATCTG GTAAGTCTATATGGCCTAGAATAGATTCATCCTATAACAGACAGGTCCAGGATAAGGATCAAAACATGTCTTAA
- the LOC104422206 gene encoding armadillo repeat-containing protein 7, with product MFTNDRRQEERTGRYGTPRLQYLQDLVSQFQNATAEEMKEKIAANLANFAYDPYNYTFLRQLNVLELFLDCMTEPNEKLVEFGIGGICNSCAEPANAAIITQSGGIPLVIQCLSSPVRNTVMYALGSLYYLCNASNKEEILKPEVIDLIKKYAAAGDVNINFSNLANAFLDKHVSGNK from the exons ATGTTCACGAACGATCGGAGGCAAGAGGAGCGAACGGGAAGATATGGAACCCCCAGGCTGCAGTACCTCCAG GATTTGGTGAGCCAGTTCCAGAATGCTACAGCTGAAG aaatgaaagaaaaaatcgctgccaatttggcaaattttgcTTATGATCCCTACAATTATACGTTCTTGCGCCAG CTCAATGTGTTGGAGCTTTTTCTGGATTGCATGACTGAACCAAATGAGAAACTTGTCGAATTTGGAATTGGAGGGATATGCAATTCATGTGCAG AGCCAGCAAATGCTGCAATCATCACTCAGAGTGGTGGAATCCCCCTCGTTATTCAATGTCTGTCAAGCCCTGTTAGGAATACT GTAATGTATGCCCTTGGATCTCTTTACTACTTGTGCAATGCAtccaacaaagaagaaattttgaagCCAGAAGTAATTGATTTGATCAAGAAGTATGCTGCCGCTGGAGATGTTAACATCAACTTCAGTAATCTGGCTAATGCATTCCTGGATAAGCACGTCTCAGGaaacaaatga
- the LOC104422203 gene encoding LOW QUALITY PROTEIN: autophagy protein 5 (The sequence of the model RefSeq protein was modified relative to this genomic sequence to represent the inferred CDS: inserted 3 bases in 2 codons), whose protein sequence is MEAREYVWKGAIPLQIHLHESEVTALPPPPPLLILAPRIGYLPLLIPRVKPHFSGALXPGADTVWFDYNGLPLKWFIPTGVLFDXLCPEPKRPWNLTVHFRGYPSNVLVPCEGEDSVKWSFINSLKEAAYIINGNCKNVMNMSQSDQSELWQSVMNGDLEAYQQVSLKLKFGVLEDEYIVKKNSISLRSKESSADTDMAGQAKTGRIPVRLYVCGATEDFDELEDAPEIDNWDKISYINRPVEVHKEEGKYFTLGDAVKALLPAIFTDKSFIDEDVSKTEIGQKNCEAVEPLFSSNTAELKLLRIHGIEPQLEIPFSWVVNNLMHPEHFLHICVFLKVARANHR, encoded by the exons atgGAGGCGCGGGAGTACGTGTGGAAGGGGGCGATCCCGCTGCAGATCCACCTCCACGAGTCCGAAGTCACCGCCCTCCCTCCGCCACCTCCTCTCCTC ATTCTGGCGCCCCGGATCGGGTACCTCCCGCTGCTGATCCCCCGCGTCAAGCCCCACTTCAGCGGCGCCCT CCCCGGCGCGGACACCGTTTGGTTCGACTACAACGGCCTGCCCTTGAAATG GTTCATTCCGACGGGAGTCCTTTTCG CTTTATGCCCCGAACCGAAGAGACCTTGGAATTTGACG GTACATTTCAGAGGATATCCAAGCAATGTATTGGTCCCCTGCGAAGGTGAAGATAGTGTAAAGTGGAGTTTTATCAATTCTCTAAAGGAG GCAGCTTATATTATTAATGgaaattgcaaaaatgtcaTGAATATGTCCCAATCTGATCAATCAGAGCTTTGGCAAAGTGTAATGAATG GTGATCTGGAAGCCTACCAGCAGGTATCGCTAAAGCTTAAATTTGGTGTACTTGAGGATGAGTACATTGTAAAgaagaattcaatttcattgagATCCAAAGAAAGCAGCGCTGACACAGATATGGCTGGACAAGCTAAGACAG GTAGAATTCCAGTCAGACTGTATGTTTGCGGTGCCACTGAAGATTTTGATGAGTTAGAGGATGCACCTGAAATTGATAATTGGGACAAGATCTCTTACATAAATCGTCCTGTTGAGGTTCACAAAGAAGAAG GGAAATACTTCACACTAGGCGATGCAGTGAAGGCTCTTTTACCTGCGATTTTTACCGACAAATCATTCATCGATGAGGATGTGTCTAAAACAGAA ATAGGACAGAAAAACTGTGAAGCCGTTGAGCCTCTTTTTTCGTCAAATACTGCTGAATTAAAGCTTTTAAGAATCCACGGCATTGAGCCACAATTGGAGATACCTTTCTCCTGGGTTGTGAACAACTTAATGCACCCTGAACATTTTCTCCACATTTGTGTGTTTCTTAAAGTTGCACGGGCAAATCATCGATGA
- the LOC104422207 gene encoding aarF domain-containing protein kinase 1 isoform X1: MMKIPAKAKASLVLLTAAGLTFQAASASDLLPLSRHSPLASSPPPTATADLAGKVGALIDGVSRSSRAVSTVAITVVDYEISLRGLSRDSEEYLRKLSEVHSRSAKRILELCEANKGFYVKAGQFVAALRQVPEEYVSKLSSLQNKAVPCPFKAIRDVLINNLGQDLSCIFCSFDEVPIAAASIAQVHRAVLKDSNEVAVKVQYPGLDRQMKLDMMIMSFLSKSITWLFPEYRFEWLVGEFVKAISLELDFIQEGKNAERTAKNFISNDKVKVPKVVWELTTSQVLTMEFCRGSKVDDLEYMEKMGIDPTKVARTLVEVFAEMIFVHGFVHGDPHPGNILVSPEGKSGFSLVILDHGVYKQLDEQFRLDYCQLWKALILSDSTRVQQLSECFGVGKYSRYFPLILTGRTIDSKSALGEAMSVEEKGKLKKDLKSLRMEDVSSFVEALPPDFLIVLRADGLLRAIIRKLCASQRLRLLTYARFALYGLFQEPTTQSALSGSAAAVLFSKLRGNLSYLKVRVVLGLLELLSWMERARRLLFKMINHLYVATGPSVKGHYLTSAL, from the exons ATGATGAAGATTCCCGCCAAGGCCAAGGCCTCGCTCGTGCTGCTCACCGCCGCCGGCCTCACCTTCCAAGCCGCTTCGGCCTCCGACCTTCTCCCGCTCTCTCGCCATTCTCCCCTcgcctcttctcctcctccgacgGCGACGGCGGATCTCGCCGGCAAGGTCGGGGCGTTGATCGACGGCGTCTCGCGCTCCTCTCGCGCTGTCTCCACG GTCGCGATCACCGTCGTGGACTACGAGATCTCTTTGCGCGGCCTTTCGCGGGACTCCGAGGAGTATCTTCGCAAACTATCTGAG GTACATTCACGGTCAGCTAAGAGAATTTTGGAGTTATGTGAAGCCAACAAAGGCTTCTACGTCAAAGCTGGTCAATTTGTTGCAGCCCTCAGGCAGGTTCCTGAGGAATATGTATCGAAGCTTTCCTCATTACAGAATAAG GCAGTCCCTTGTCCTTTCAAGGCAATAAGAGATGTACTGATCAACAACCTTGGACAAGATTTATCATGCAT ATTCTGTTCATTTGATGAAGTGCCAATAGCTGCTGCATCTATAGCTCAGGTTCATCGTGCAGTGCTAAAAGACAGTAATGAAGTAGCAGTTAAG GTACAATACCCAGGGTTAGACCGCCAGATGAAACTAGACATGATGATCATGTCTTTCCTCTCAAAATCCATCACGTGG CTCTTTCCAGAGTACAGATTTGAGTGGCTTGTGGGAGAATTCGTCAAAGCTATCTCCTTGGAACTTG ATTTTATCCAGGAGGGAAAAAATGCTGAGAGAACTGCCAAGAACTTTATCTCCAATGACAAGGTCAAGGTCCCTAAAGTAGTATGG GAGTTGACGACGAGCCAGGTCCTGACAATGGAATTTTGCAGGGGAAGCAAG GTTGATGATTTAGAATATATGGAGAAGATGGGAATAGATCCAACAAAG GTTGCAAGAACACTGGTGGAAGTCtttgctgaaatgatatttgttCATGGGTTTGTGCATGGAGATCCTCACCCTGGTAATATATTAGTTTCTCCAGAGGGCAAATCTGGATTTTCATTAG TTATTCTTGATCATGGGGTTTACAAACAACTGGATGAGCAATTTAGATTGGACTATTGTCAGCTCTGGAAAGCTCTGATTCTTTCAGATTCAACTAGAGTACAGCAGCTTAGCGAATGTTTTGGTGTTGGCAAGTATTCTAGATATTTCCCTCTCATTTTAACTGGAAGAACCATTGACAG TAAATCAGCTCTTGGGGAGGCTATGTCAGTTGAGGAGAAAGGGAAGTTAAAGAAAGATCTCAAATCCTTACGAATGGAGGATGTCTCATCATTTGTGGAAGCCCTGCCTCCAGACTTCTTAATAGTACTACGTGCAGA TGGGCTACTGAGGGCAATCATTCGCAAGTTATGCGCTTCTCAACGACTGAGGCTGTTAACTTATGCAAGATTTGCACTCTACGGTCTTTTCCAAGAGCCAACTACTCAATCTG CGCTTTCAGGTTCTGCGGCTGCAGTACTCTTTTCCAAACTCAGGGGAAACTTGAGTTACCTTAAAGTGAGAGTTGTCCTTG GGTTGCTGGAGTTGCTTTCCTGGATGGAAAGGGCAAGGCGCTTGCTATTTAAGATGATAAACCATCTGTATGTGGCCACAGGACCGTCTGTTAAAGGACATTATTTAACTTCTGCATTGTAG
- the LOC104422207 gene encoding aarF domain-containing protein kinase 1 isoform X2 produces MMKIPAKAKASLVLLTAAGLTFQAASASDLLPLSRHSPLASSPPPTATADLAGKVGALIDGVSRSSRAVSTVAITVVDYEISLRGLSRDSEEYLRKLSEVHSRSAKRILELCEANKGFYVKAGQFVAALRQVPEEYVSKLSSLQNKAVPCPFKAIRDVLINNLGQDLSCIFCSFDEVPIAAASIAQVHRAVLKDSNEVAVKVQYPGLDRQMKLDMMIMSFLSKSITWLFPEYRFEWLVGEFVKAISLELDFIQEGKNAERTAKNFISNDKVKVPKVVWELTTSQVLTMEFCRGSKVDDLEYMEKMGIDPTKVARTLVEVFAEMIFVHGFVHGDPHPGNILVSPEGKSGFSLVILDHGVYKQLDEQFRLDYCQLWKALILSDSTRVQQLSECFGVGKYSRYFPLILTGRTIDSKSALGEAMSVEEKGKLKKDLKSLRMEDVSSFVEALPPDFLIVLRADGLLRAIIRKLCASQRLRLLTYARFALYGLFQEPTTQSGSAAAVLFSKLRGNLSYLKVRVVLGLLELLSWMERARRLLFKMINHLYVATGPSVKGHYLTSAL; encoded by the exons ATGATGAAGATTCCCGCCAAGGCCAAGGCCTCGCTCGTGCTGCTCACCGCCGCCGGCCTCACCTTCCAAGCCGCTTCGGCCTCCGACCTTCTCCCGCTCTCTCGCCATTCTCCCCTcgcctcttctcctcctccgacgGCGACGGCGGATCTCGCCGGCAAGGTCGGGGCGTTGATCGACGGCGTCTCGCGCTCCTCTCGCGCTGTCTCCACG GTCGCGATCACCGTCGTGGACTACGAGATCTCTTTGCGCGGCCTTTCGCGGGACTCCGAGGAGTATCTTCGCAAACTATCTGAG GTACATTCACGGTCAGCTAAGAGAATTTTGGAGTTATGTGAAGCCAACAAAGGCTTCTACGTCAAAGCTGGTCAATTTGTTGCAGCCCTCAGGCAGGTTCCTGAGGAATATGTATCGAAGCTTTCCTCATTACAGAATAAG GCAGTCCCTTGTCCTTTCAAGGCAATAAGAGATGTACTGATCAACAACCTTGGACAAGATTTATCATGCAT ATTCTGTTCATTTGATGAAGTGCCAATAGCTGCTGCATCTATAGCTCAGGTTCATCGTGCAGTGCTAAAAGACAGTAATGAAGTAGCAGTTAAG GTACAATACCCAGGGTTAGACCGCCAGATGAAACTAGACATGATGATCATGTCTTTCCTCTCAAAATCCATCACGTGG CTCTTTCCAGAGTACAGATTTGAGTGGCTTGTGGGAGAATTCGTCAAAGCTATCTCCTTGGAACTTG ATTTTATCCAGGAGGGAAAAAATGCTGAGAGAACTGCCAAGAACTTTATCTCCAATGACAAGGTCAAGGTCCCTAAAGTAGTATGG GAGTTGACGACGAGCCAGGTCCTGACAATGGAATTTTGCAGGGGAAGCAAG GTTGATGATTTAGAATATATGGAGAAGATGGGAATAGATCCAACAAAG GTTGCAAGAACACTGGTGGAAGTCtttgctgaaatgatatttgttCATGGGTTTGTGCATGGAGATCCTCACCCTGGTAATATATTAGTTTCTCCAGAGGGCAAATCTGGATTTTCATTAG TTATTCTTGATCATGGGGTTTACAAACAACTGGATGAGCAATTTAGATTGGACTATTGTCAGCTCTGGAAAGCTCTGATTCTTTCAGATTCAACTAGAGTACAGCAGCTTAGCGAATGTTTTGGTGTTGGCAAGTATTCTAGATATTTCCCTCTCATTTTAACTGGAAGAACCATTGACAG TAAATCAGCTCTTGGGGAGGCTATGTCAGTTGAGGAGAAAGGGAAGTTAAAGAAAGATCTCAAATCCTTACGAATGGAGGATGTCTCATCATTTGTGGAAGCCCTGCCTCCAGACTTCTTAATAGTACTACGTGCAGA TGGGCTACTGAGGGCAATCATTCGCAAGTTATGCGCTTCTCAACGACTGAGGCTGTTAACTTATGCAAGATTTGCACTCTACGGTCTTTTCCAAGAGCCAACTACTCAATCTG GTTCTGCGGCTGCAGTACTCTTTTCCAAACTCAGGGGAAACTTGAGTTACCTTAAAGTGAGAGTTGTCCTTG GGTTGCTGGAGTTGCTTTCCTGGATGGAAAGGGCAAGGCGCTTGCTATTTAAGATGATAAACCATCTGTATGTGGCCACAGGACCGTCTGTTAAAGGACATTATTTAACTTCTGCATTGTAG
- the LOC104422207 gene encoding aarF domain-containing protein kinase 1 isoform X3: MMKIPAKAKASLVLLTAAGLTFQAASASDLLPLSRHSPLASSPPPTATADLAGKVGALIDGVSRSSRAVSTVAITVVDYEISLRGLSRDSEEYLRKLSEVHSRSAKRILELCEANKGFYVKAGQFVAALRQVPEEYVSKLSSLQNKAVPCPFKAIRDVLINNLGQDLSCIFCSFDEVPIAAASIAQVHRAVLKDSNEVAVKVQYPGLDRQMKLDMMIMSFLSKSITSFQSTDLSGLWENSSKLSPWNLEGKNAERTAKNFISNDKVKVPKVVWELTTSQVLTMEFCRGSKVDDLEYMEKMGIDPTKVARTLVEVFAEMIFVHGFVHGDPHPGNILVSPEGKSGFSLVILDHGVYKQLDEQFRLDYCQLWKALILSDSTRVQQLSECFGVGKYSRYFPLILTGRTIDSKSALGEAMSVEEKGKLKKDLKSLRMEDVSSFVEALPPDFLIVLRADGLLRAIIRKLCASQRLRLLTYARFALYGLFQEPTTQSALSGSAAAVLFSKLRGNLSYLKVRVVLGLLELLSWMERARRLLFKMINHLYVATGPSVKGHYLTSAL; this comes from the exons ATGATGAAGATTCCCGCCAAGGCCAAGGCCTCGCTCGTGCTGCTCACCGCCGCCGGCCTCACCTTCCAAGCCGCTTCGGCCTCCGACCTTCTCCCGCTCTCTCGCCATTCTCCCCTcgcctcttctcctcctccgacgGCGACGGCGGATCTCGCCGGCAAGGTCGGGGCGTTGATCGACGGCGTCTCGCGCTCCTCTCGCGCTGTCTCCACG GTCGCGATCACCGTCGTGGACTACGAGATCTCTTTGCGCGGCCTTTCGCGGGACTCCGAGGAGTATCTTCGCAAACTATCTGAG GTACATTCACGGTCAGCTAAGAGAATTTTGGAGTTATGTGAAGCCAACAAAGGCTTCTACGTCAAAGCTGGTCAATTTGTTGCAGCCCTCAGGCAGGTTCCTGAGGAATATGTATCGAAGCTTTCCTCATTACAGAATAAG GCAGTCCCTTGTCCTTTCAAGGCAATAAGAGATGTACTGATCAACAACCTTGGACAAGATTTATCATGCAT ATTCTGTTCATTTGATGAAGTGCCAATAGCTGCTGCATCTATAGCTCAGGTTCATCGTGCAGTGCTAAAAGACAGTAATGAAGTAGCAGTTAAG GTACAATACCCAGGGTTAGACCGCCAGATGAAACTAGACATGATGATCATGTCTTTCCTCTCAAAATCCATCAC CTCTTTCCAGAGTACAGATTTGAGTGGCTTGTGGGAGAATTCGTCAAAGCTATCTCCTTGGAACTTG GAGGGAAAAAATGCTGAGAGAACTGCCAAGAACTTTATCTCCAATGACAAGGTCAAGGTCCCTAAAGTAGTATGG GAGTTGACGACGAGCCAGGTCCTGACAATGGAATTTTGCAGGGGAAGCAAG GTTGATGATTTAGAATATATGGAGAAGATGGGAATAGATCCAACAAAG GTTGCAAGAACACTGGTGGAAGTCtttgctgaaatgatatttgttCATGGGTTTGTGCATGGAGATCCTCACCCTGGTAATATATTAGTTTCTCCAGAGGGCAAATCTGGATTTTCATTAG TTATTCTTGATCATGGGGTTTACAAACAACTGGATGAGCAATTTAGATTGGACTATTGTCAGCTCTGGAAAGCTCTGATTCTTTCAGATTCAACTAGAGTACAGCAGCTTAGCGAATGTTTTGGTGTTGGCAAGTATTCTAGATATTTCCCTCTCATTTTAACTGGAAGAACCATTGACAG TAAATCAGCTCTTGGGGAGGCTATGTCAGTTGAGGAGAAAGGGAAGTTAAAGAAAGATCTCAAATCCTTACGAATGGAGGATGTCTCATCATTTGTGGAAGCCCTGCCTCCAGACTTCTTAATAGTACTACGTGCAGA TGGGCTACTGAGGGCAATCATTCGCAAGTTATGCGCTTCTCAACGACTGAGGCTGTTAACTTATGCAAGATTTGCACTCTACGGTCTTTTCCAAGAGCCAACTACTCAATCTG CGCTTTCAGGTTCTGCGGCTGCAGTACTCTTTTCCAAACTCAGGGGAAACTTGAGTTACCTTAAAGTGAGAGTTGTCCTTG GGTTGCTGGAGTTGCTTTCCTGGATGGAAAGGGCAAGGCGCTTGCTATTTAAGATGATAAACCATCTGTATGTGGCCACAGGACCGTCTGTTAAAGGACATTATTTAACTTCTGCATTGTAG